The Desulfovibrio desulfuricans DSM 642 genome includes a window with the following:
- a CDS encoding ATP-binding protein — protein MLHAIRNSSLFVKLVIMVSLALCPPMLLGHLAGSYFISKYGYEDAENTVSSVAQLAAESPLVVEAMRTRQPEAYRQMTAFLETLTRASDVKFIVLIDMQGIRLFHPDVAKIGQHFMGGDEGKALEGQSYLSSARGTFGFSLRAFRPIFDAQGNQLGAASAGILSSDIEAGVARLTGPLGWLLALSLVIGIVLAVLLSRTIKKILFGLEPHQIARLLEERNAILRTTREGIIAVNKNGTLVLVNEMAEKILRSAGVFGPLEGQPVQSAIPGTRLDAVVREGRPEYDQEQNINNSVVLTNRVPILVQGEIIGAVATFRDMTDVRAQAERLTGLNNYVEALRSRSHEYLNKLHVISGLLRNGRHAELDAYLEQIIGSKKLETSAIAALVKDPIVAGFLESKYSRAHEMGVTLVIEGHGVIPPLSPKGSHALVTVVGNLIDNAFEATIYAVEKRITLNIENIPAQAGGCDELVISVSDTGRGISDEHLEKIFTKGFSTKGSNRGIGLYMLLLTLEEMDGSVEIDAKPGHGTVFTVRVPVAALAQGEQE, from the coding sequence ATGCTGCACGCCATCAGAAATTCCAGCCTGTTTGTAAAGCTTGTTATTATGGTCAGCCTTGCGCTTTGCCCGCCCATGCTGCTCGGGCATCTGGCTGGTTCCTATTTTATCAGCAAGTACGGCTATGAGGATGCGGAAAATACCGTTTCGAGCGTGGCGCAGCTTGCGGCGGAATCTCCGCTTGTGGTGGAGGCCATGCGCACCCGCCAGCCCGAGGCGTACAGACAGATGACCGCCTTTCTTGAAACGCTCACCCGTGCCTCGGACGTAAAATTTATCGTGCTGATAGATATGCAGGGTATCCGCCTTTTTCATCCCGACGTTGCAAAAATCGGTCAGCACTTCATGGGCGGCGATGAAGGCAAGGCCCTTGAAGGGCAGTCCTACCTTTCATCGGCGCGCGGCACATTCGGATTTTCGCTGCGGGCGTTCCGGCCCATTTTTGACGCGCAGGGCAATCAGCTGGGCGCGGCTTCCGCAGGCATTTTGTCCAGCGATATCGAGGCGGGCGTGGCGCGCCTGACCGGGCCTCTTGGCTGGCTGCTGGCGCTCTCGCTGGTTATCGGCATTGTGCTGGCGGTGCTGCTTTCGCGCACCATTAAAAAGATCCTTTTCGGACTGGAACCGCACCAGATCGCGCGGCTGCTTGAAGAACGCAACGCCATACTGCGCACCACCCGCGAGGGAATTATCGCCGTAAACAAGAACGGCACCCTGGTGCTTGTTAACGAAATGGCCGAAAAAATTCTGCGTTCGGCGGGCGTTTTCGGCCCGCTGGAGGGCCAGCCCGTGCAGAGCGCCATCCCCGGCACCCGCCTTGACGCCGTGGTCAGGGAGGGCAGGCCGGAGTACGACCAGGAGCAGAATATCAACAACAGCGTGGTGCTGACCAACCGCGTGCCAATTCTGGTGCAGGGAGAAATAATCGGCGCTGTGGCGACCTTCCGCGACATGACGGACGTGCGCGCCCAGGCCGAACGCCTCACCGGCCTTAACAATTATGTCGAGGCGCTGCGCTCGCGCTCGCACGAGTACCTCAACAAGCTGCACGTCATTTCCGGTCTGTTGCGCAATGGCCGCCACGCGGAGCTTGATGCCTACCTCGAGCAGATCATCGGCAGCAAAAAACTGGAAACCTCCGCCATTGCCGCCTTGGTCAAGGATCCCATTGTTGCGGGTTTTCTGGAGAGCAAGTACAGCCGCGCCCATGAAATGGGCGTGACCCTGGTGATCGAAGGGCACGGCGTGATCCCCCCGCTTTCGCCCAAGGGCTCGCACGCCTTGGTCACGGTGGTGGGCAACCTCATTGACAATGCCTTTGAAGCCACCATCTACGCTGTAGAAAAAAGGATCACCCTGAATATCGAAAATATCCCGGCTCAGGCGGGCGGGTGCGACGAACTTGTTATCAGCGTGTCCGATACCGGGCGCGGCATTTCCGATGAACATCTGGAAAAAATCTTCACCAAGGGCTTTTCCACCAAGGGGTCAAACAGGGGCATCGGGCTTTACATGCTGCTGCTTACGCTGGAAGAAATGGACGGTTCTGTGGAAATCGACGCAAAACCGGGGCACGGCACGGTCTTTACCGTGCGTGTTCCTGTGGCTGCGCTGGCGCAAGGAGAACAGGAATGA
- a CDS encoding response regulator yields the protein MIRVLIVEDDPMVADLAAVYLEGIEGFCLEGRASSGEAALELLRAGEIDLVLLDMFMPGMTGMELLRIIKTSFFNTDVIMITAAQNSDDILNALRMGVADYIVKPFTVERFRTALEQLREKRQLLTSPEVPITQEILDKRIFIKKSGQPPADTPKGIDATTLQNIIQVLQGCSGPFSLKDIEPLTGISRISLKKYFDYLTAADRLGSEKDYGGHGRPVTRYHWKG from the coding sequence ATGATCCGCGTGCTCATCGTTGAAGACGATCCCATGGTGGCAGATCTGGCGGCAGTGTATCTTGAAGGAATAGAGGGCTTTTGCCTTGAAGGCAGGGCCAGTTCCGGCGAGGCCGCGCTGGAACTGCTGCGCGCCGGAGAAATTGATCTGGTGCTGCTCGACATGTTTATGCCCGGCATGACCGGCATGGAACTGCTGCGCATCATCAAGACCAGTTTTTTCAATACAGACGTCATCATGATAACCGCCGCGCAGAACAGCGATGACATTCTCAACGCCCTGCGCATGGGCGTTGCAGACTATATCGTCAAGCCCTTCACGGTTGAGAGGTTCCGCACCGCCCTTGAGCAGCTGCGTGAAAAGCGCCAGCTGCTCACATCGCCCGAGGTGCCCATCACGCAAGAAATCCTGGACAAACGTATATTTATTAAAAAATCTGGTCAGCCTCCGGCAGATACTCCAAAGGGCATAGACGCCACCACCCTGCAAAACATCATACAGGTGCTGCAGGGCTGTTCCGGCCCGTTCAGCCTCAAGGATATTGAGCCGCTGACAGGCATTTCGCGCATATCGCTGAAAAAGTATTTCGACTACCTTACGGCGGCTGACCGCCTGGGCAGTGAAAAAGACTACGGCGGTCACGGCAGGCCCGTGACCAGATATCACTGGAAAGGCTGA
- a CDS encoding sulfite exporter TauE/SafE family protein, whose amino-acid sequence MLAALAVSSFLVGALIGATGVGGVLLIPAIMFFGGLGTHEAMATALFSFLFAGIVATASYQRYGTIDWRVTLPVVAGSFLSGYAGAYVGAYVPARGLNILLACLIIFSSLYSMLPARRGTGMAQRLSPRGNTALLFGIGIFTGFLCGMTGAGGGIISVPVMLLFSYAPLQCIATSQVLQMVISVSGSASNMSNGFISYSTVWWVTACELVGIAVGAHIAHRVPVSLLKRMVSGLCMAIGLFIAWRAMG is encoded by the coding sequence ATGCTTGCGGCGCTTGCGGTTTCGTCATTTCTGGTGGGCGCGCTTATTGGCGCAACAGGGGTGGGCGGCGTGCTGCTGATCCCGGCTATCATGTTTTTCGGCGGGCTTGGCACGCATGAGGCCATGGCAACGGCGCTGTTCAGCTTTCTGTTTGCGGGCATTGTGGCAACGGCGAGCTATCAGCGCTACGGCACCATTGACTGGCGGGTTACCCTGCCAGTGGTGGCGGGCAGCTTTTTGTCGGGTTATGCGGGAGCGTATGTGGGGGCGTATGTTCCGGCGCGCGGGCTCAACATTCTGCTGGCCTGCCTGATAATCTTTTCCAGCCTGTATTCCATGCTTCCGGCGCGCAGAGGAACGGGCATGGCCCAGCGGCTCAGCCCCAGGGGCAATACGGCGCTGCTCTTTGGCATTGGCATTTTTACGGGATTTTTGTGCGGCATGACGGGGGCTGGCGGGGGCATTATTTCCGTGCCGGTCATGCTGCTGTTCAGCTATGCTCCCTTGCAGTGCATTGCCACAAGCCAGGTTTTGCAAATGGTAATTTCTGTTTCCGGCTCTGCAAGCAACATGAGCAACGGCTTCATTTCCTATTCCACGGTCTGGTGGGTCACGGCCTGCGAGCTTGTGGGCATAGCCGTGGGCGCGCACATTGCCCACCGTGTGCCTGTGAGCCTGCTCAAGCGCATGGTCAGCGGGCTTTGCATGGCCATAGGTCTGTTCATCGCATGGCGGGCAATGGGTTAG
- a CDS encoding amidohydrolase family protein — protein sequence MNTIDFRFRPNTPEIINGIKNSSMFKAACKAIGFDKRKPQPLEDIVADLDRLGVDLGVITGRDCETTYGFPANNGSVLEFCRAYPDKFVGFWGIDPHKKMAAVREIEQVVAEYGMKGIAIDPYLAHIPASEARFYPLYSKCCELNIPVFITMAPPPQVPGAILEYADPRDVDKVARDFPELTLIMSHGAYPYVNEAVYTCLRNANVYMDISEYERAPMVDVYVRAMNDLIPDKVLFASAHPFVELADALDAYTHFDLTEETRRKVMYENARRVLGLDRA from the coding sequence ATGAATACCATTGATTTTCGTTTTCGTCCCAATACGCCGGAGATCATCAACGGCATCAAGAACAGCTCCATGTTCAAGGCTGCCTGCAAGGCCATTGGCTTTGACAAGCGCAAGCCTCAGCCGCTTGAGGATATTGTGGCCGATCTTGACCGGCTTGGCGTAGACCTTGGTGTTATCACAGGCCGCGACTGCGAAACGACCTACGGTTTCCCGGCCAATAACGGCAGCGTGCTTGAATTCTGCCGGGCCTATCCCGACAAGTTTGTGGGCTTCTGGGGCATTGACCCGCACAAGAAAATGGCGGCAGTGCGCGAGATTGAGCAGGTTGTGGCCGAATACGGCATGAAGGGCATTGCCATTGACCCTTATCTTGCCCATATCCCAGCCTCTGAAGCCAGGTTCTACCCCCTGTACTCAAAGTGTTGCGAACTGAATATCCCCGTATTCATCACCATGGCTCCGCCGCCGCAGGTGCCTGGGGCCATCCTGGAATACGCCGACCCCCGCGATGTGGACAAAGTTGCCCGCGACTTCCCCGAGCTTACGCTCATCATGAGCCACGGCGCATACCCCTACGTGAACGAGGCCGTGTACACCTGCCTGCGCAATGCCAACGTGTACATGGATATTTCGGAATACGAGCGCGCCCCCATGGTTGACGTGTACGTGCGCGCCATGAACGACCTCATTCCCGACAAGGTGCTTTTTGCCAGCGCCCATCCCTTTGTGGAACTTGCTGACGCCCTTGATGCCTATACCCACTTTGACCTCACTGAAGAAACCCGGCGCAAGGTCATGTATGAAAATGCCCGCCGTGTGCTGGGGCTGGATCGGGCGTAA
- a CDS encoding TRAP transporter substrate-binding protein yields MRKLFFATALAATACLGMSLFSQDAFAEKPLTLRLGHPMAPGNNVTVGYEKFKELVEQKSNKKIRIQIFGNCQLGSDRVTTEAAQAGTLDMSSSSSPNLASFSKAFMAIDLPYVTDPKNQDKLYKALDEGDLGKALDKVAGGIGLKTIMFSEYGYRNFVSAKKPLNSVQDLMNLKVRTTDSPVEVAVATELGMNPAPVAWGETYTALQQGTVDAEGNTFSLLNDAKHTEVLKYAMDSQHNYSMHVLLMNKKRWDSLTPEQQKIIAEAAHEALVWQRAETVKLEKLAWQAFRDRGITIHMLTPEQREELKKKTAPVREKFAKEIPAELLELIAATQK; encoded by the coding sequence ATGCGTAAACTATTTTTTGCAACCGCTCTTGCGGCTACAGCCTGCCTTGGCATGAGCCTTTTTTCGCAAGATGCCTTTGCTGAAAAACCGCTGACCCTGAGGCTGGGGCACCCCATGGCTCCGGGCAATAACGTGACCGTAGGGTATGAAAAGTTCAAGGAACTTGTTGAGCAGAAAAGCAACAAGAAAATCCGCATCCAGATTTTCGGCAACTGTCAGCTTGGCAGCGACCGCGTGACCACAGAAGCCGCTCAGGCTGGCACGCTTGATATGTCTTCAAGCTCTTCGCCTAACCTTGCCAGTTTTTCCAAGGCCTTTATGGCCATCGATCTGCCCTATGTGACTGACCCCAAAAATCAGGACAAGCTCTACAAGGCCCTGGACGAAGGCGATCTTGGCAAGGCTCTGGACAAGGTTGCAGGTGGTATCGGCCTCAAGACCATCATGTTCAGCGAATACGGCTACCGCAACTTTGTTTCTGCCAAAAAGCCCCTGAACAGCGTGCAGGACCTCATGAACCTCAAGGTGCGCACCACGGATTCCCCCGTGGAGGTGGCCGTGGCCACAGAACTGGGCATGAATCCGGCTCCTGTGGCCTGGGGTGAAACCTACACTGCGCTCCAGCAGGGTACTGTTGATGCCGAGGGCAACACATTTTCCCTGCTCAACGATGCCAAGCACACTGAAGTGCTCAAGTACGCCATGGATTCACAGCACAACTATTCCATGCATGTGCTGCTGATGAACAAAAAGAGGTGGGACAGCCTCACCCCCGAACAGCAGAAGATCATCGCCGAAGCGGCTCACGAAGCTCTGGTGTGGCAGCGCGCGGAGACCGTAAAGCTTGAAAAGCTGGCCTGGCAGGCCTTCCGTGACCGGGGCATCACCATCCACATGCTCACTCCCGAGCAGCGTGAGGAACTGAAAAAGAAGACCGCTCCTGTGCGCGAAAAGTTTGCCAAGGAAATTCCTGCTGAGTTGCTGGAACTGATCGCCGCAACGCAGAAGTAG
- the hpsG gene encoding (2S)-3-sulfopropanediol dehydratase has translation MSTTTCECRSPQEQRLYDKIEGREDKFRKTHTRVFKLLERFEGQKPRIDIERALYFTQSMQETDGQPLVLRWAKALMHIAKNMTVYVQEDQLLLGRAGCDGRYGILYPELDGDFLDIAVRDLPTRKTSPAMITPEDAKRVIEEIAPYWKGKTYHEALNAALPAEIHKLTYDDPMGLISRFIVNETSSFRSSIQWVHDYEKILKRGFNSIKKEAQDKLDALDPLSCKDACEKRPFLEAIVIVCDAIVLWAKRHAVLAREMAAKEADPTRKAELLRMADNADHVPGEPARDFWEACQSQWFTQMFSRIEQKTGTTISNGRMDQYFFPFYAKDRAEGKITDAQATELLECMWVGMAEFIDMYISPTGGAFNEGYAHWEAVTVGGQTTDGRDASNALTYLILKSKREFPLHYPDLAARIHSRAPERYLWDVAETIKYGSGFPKLINDEEIVPLYVSKGATFEEALDYAVSGCTEARMPNRDTYTSGGAYINFAAAVEMVLRNGRMKKYGDQLLGAETGDPRNFKTWDEFWNAYVQQHLLFLKAAFTQQYIINKLRAQHFAQPMGSAMHDLCMKHCIDLHQEQIPEGINLGYFEYMGLGTVVDSLAAVKKLVFEEKKLSMDKLLAAIDANFEGYDDVRAMLRSAPCYGNNDEYADAIGREIDKISVEYGGKYSMKELGIHNDVRYVPFTSHVPFGKVVSATPNGRTDGFPLSDGSSASHGADVNGPTAVLLSNYQTKNMGMRDRAARMLNIKFTPKCVEGEQGTEKLVSFIRTFCDLKLWHVQFNVVNKQTLVAAQKDPQKYRNLIVRIAGYSAYFVDLSPDLQNDLIARTEHDVM, from the coding sequence ATGAGCACCACCACTTGCGAATGCCGGTCCCCCCAGGAACAGCGTTTGTACGACAAGATCGAGGGCAGGGAAGACAAGTTCCGCAAAACCCACACCCGCGTTTTCAAGCTGCTGGAGCGCTTTGAGGGCCAGAAGCCGCGCATCGACATTGAACGCGCGCTGTACTTCACCCAATCCATGCAGGAGACAGACGGTCAGCCCCTGGTACTGCGATGGGCAAAGGCCCTCATGCACATTGCGAAAAACATGACCGTCTACGTGCAGGAAGACCAGCTGCTGCTTGGCCGCGCCGGTTGCGATGGCCGTTACGGCATTCTGTACCCCGAGCTGGACGGCGACTTTCTGGATATCGCCGTGCGCGATCTGCCCACCCGCAAGACCTCGCCCGCCATGATCACGCCTGAAGACGCCAAGCGCGTTATTGAAGAAATTGCGCCGTACTGGAAGGGCAAGACCTACCATGAGGCCCTTAACGCCGCCCTGCCCGCCGAGATCCACAAGCTGACCTATGACGACCCCATGGGGCTTATCTCGCGCTTTATCGTCAACGAGACTTCGTCCTTCCGTTCGTCCATCCAGTGGGTGCACGATTATGAAAAGATCCTGAAGCGCGGCTTTAACAGCATCAAGAAGGAAGCCCAGGACAAGCTGGACGCCCTTGATCCCCTGAGCTGCAAGGACGCCTGCGAAAAGCGCCCCTTCCTTGAAGCCATCGTCATCGTATGCGATGCCATCGTGCTGTGGGCCAAGCGCCACGCCGTGCTTGCCCGCGAAATGGCCGCCAAGGAAGCCGACCCCACCCGCAAGGCCGAACTGCTGCGCATGGCCGACAATGCCGACCACGTTCCCGGCGAACCCGCCCGCGACTTCTGGGAAGCCTGCCAGAGCCAGTGGTTCACCCAGATGTTCTCGCGCATTGAGCAGAAGACCGGCACCACCATTTCCAATGGCCGCATGGACCAGTACTTCTTCCCCTTCTACGCCAAAGACCGTGCCGAGGGCAAAATCACCGATGCCCAGGCTACGGAACTGCTGGAATGCATGTGGGTGGGCATGGCCGAATTCATCGACATGTACATTTCGCCCACCGGCGGCGCTTTCAACGAAGGTTATGCCCACTGGGAAGCCGTGACCGTTGGCGGCCAGACCACCGATGGCCGCGATGCCAGCAACGCTCTGACCTACCTGATCCTCAAGTCCAAGCGTGAGTTCCCGCTGCACTACCCCGACCTCGCGGCCCGCATCCACTCCCGCGCGCCCGAGCGTTACCTGTGGGACGTGGCCGAAACCATCAAGTACGGCTCCGGCTTCCCCAAGCTCATCAACGACGAAGAAATCGTGCCCCTCTATGTTTCCAAGGGTGCGACCTTTGAAGAAGCCCTGGACTACGCTGTTTCCGGCTGCACCGAAGCCCGCATGCCCAACCGTGACACCTACACATCGGGCGGGGCATACATCAACTTTGCCGCTGCCGTGGAAATGGTGCTGCGCAATGGCCGCATGAAGAAATACGGCGACCAGCTTCTGGGCGCTGAAACCGGCGACCCGCGCAACTTCAAGACCTGGGACGAATTCTGGAACGCCTACGTGCAGCAGCACCTGCTGTTCCTCAAGGCGGCCTTTACCCAGCAGTACATCATCAACAAGCTGCGCGCCCAGCACTTTGCCCAGCCCATGGGCTCGGCCATGCACGACCTGTGCATGAAGCACTGCATCGACCTGCATCAGGAACAGATCCCCGAAGGCATCAACCTGGGCTACTTTGAATACATGGGCCTCGGCACGGTTGTGGACTCCCTCGCCGCCGTAAAAAAGCTGGTGTTTGAAGAAAAGAAACTGAGCATGGACAAGCTGCTGGCCGCCATTGACGCCAACTTTGAAGGCTACGATGACGTACGCGCCATGCTGCGTTCCGCCCCCTGCTACGGCAACAACGATGAATACGCCGATGCCATTGGCCGCGAAATCGACAAGATTTCCGTGGAATACGGCGGCAAGTACTCCATGAAGGAGCTGGGCATCCACAACGATGTGCGCTACGTGCCCTTTACCTCGCACGTGCCCTTCGGCAAGGTGGTTTCCGCCACGCCCAATGGCCGTACAGACGGCTTCCCGCTTTCCGATGGCTCCTCGGCCTCCCACGGAGCGGACGTCAACGGCCCCACCGCCGTGCTGCTCTCCAACTACCAGACCAAGAACATGGGCATGCGCGACCGCGCCGCCCGCATGCTGAACATCAAGTTCACGCCCAAGTGCGTGGAAGGCGAACAGGGCACGGAAAAGCTGGTGTCCTTTATCCGCACCTTCTGCGACCTCAAGCTCTGGCATGTGCAGTTCAACGTGGTAAACAAGCAGACCCTGGTGGCCGCGCAGAAAGACCCGCAGAAGTACCGCAACCTCATTGTGCGCATTGCCGGGTACAGCGCCTACTTTGTGGATCTGTCGCCCGACCTGCAGAACGACCTGATTGCCCGTACTGAACACGACGTGATGTAA
- the hpsH gene encoding (2S)-3-sulfopropanediol dehydratase activating enzyme, translating into MCLEDSQQRGMVFNIQKYSVHDGPGIRTIVFLKGCALSCRWCSNPESQKREPELAFNAGRCLGVSKCGHCIVACPHGSITLGDDDKLNIDRSRCAACDLPCAAACPAQGLLVYGKERTVDDVLQVVEQDMAFYARSGGGLTLSGGEPLLQGEFAVALLREARTRRIKTAVETCGMVSPDTIREAAPYLNYVLFDIKHMDSAVHEAQTGLPNRRILENFRILAEEFPDLPILARTPIIPGFNDSEEAIAAIAGFLKPFERVEYEMLPYHRLGTQKYQFLDRPVPMGDVKLETEHMNRLQAVAQGILGDRLRVPH; encoded by the coding sequence ATGTGCCTGGAAGACAGCCAACAGCGGGGCATGGTTTTTAACATACAGAAATATTCGGTTCATGACGGCCCCGGCATAAGAACCATTGTCTTTCTCAAGGGCTGCGCCCTTTCCTGCCGCTGGTGCAGCAATCCTGAATCGCAAAAACGCGAACCGGAGCTGGCATTCAATGCCGGGCGCTGCCTGGGCGTTTCCAAGTGTGGGCACTGCATTGTAGCCTGTCCGCACGGTTCCATCACCTTGGGTGATGACGACAAGCTGAACATAGACCGCAGCCGTTGCGCCGCGTGTGATTTGCCCTGCGCTGCGGCCTGCCCGGCTCAGGGTTTGCTGGTTTATGGCAAAGAGCGTACAGTGGACGATGTGCTGCAAGTAGTTGAACAGGATATGGCCTTCTATGCCCGCTCTGGCGGCGGCCTGACCCTTTCGGGCGGCGAACCCCTGTTGCAGGGTGAATTTGCCGTGGCTCTGCTGCGCGAGGCGCGCACCCGGCGCATCAAGACCGCGGTTGAAACCTGCGGCATGGTCTCGCCTGATACCATCCGCGAGGCAGCGCCATATCTCAATTACGTGCTGTTCGACATCAAGCACATGGACAGCGCCGTGCACGAAGCGCAGACAGGCCTGCCCAACAGGCGTATCCTCGAAAATTTTCGTATTCTGGCAGAAGAATTTCCCGATCTGCCCATACTGGCACGCACACCGATAATTCCCGGCTTTAACGACAGCGAAGAAGCCATTGCCGCCATTGCCGGATTCCTCAAGCCCTTTGAGCGGGTGGAATACGAAATGCTGCCCTACCACCGCCTTGGTACGCAGAAATACCAGTTTCTCGACAGGCCCGTGCCCATGGGCGATGTAAAGCTGGAAACAGAGCACATGAACAGGCTTCAGGCTGTGGCGCAGGGCATCCTGGGCGATCGGCTCCGCGTACCGCACTGA
- a CDS encoding sigma-54 interaction domain-containing protein, translating to MACRSSELLSKHVERILDALPEGVFISDASGTSLRVNRMYEQLTGLTQEQIRGKNVRDLVQEGTFDCILNPEIVRTGRPTTHVQQLKNGKKLVLTGFPVFDAKGDLCLVVTFARDVTLLAQLQTQVAGQCKLIDQINDQLAYIAQGAAKSSEPVYASRAMGDVVSLLRRFADTDATVLILGETGAGKDVFARYTHSQSARNDKILLKVDCGGISESLTESELFGYMPGAFTGASNKGKAGYFEIADGSTIFLDEVGELPLSMQTRLLRVLQDGEIMRVGASSPRKVDVRIIAATNRDLAESVEAGTFRRDLYYRLNVATVRIPPLRERQEDVRPLAEHYLAQYTAKYHKAMAFMDVTLDIMTAYSWPGNVRELQNLVHSLVITLSGPLISPRDLPPQISGAPREASCYTEDILAARRPLRDIMAEMERDFLLKAIEVHGSVQRVAELFQINRSTVFRKLQGARRID from the coding sequence ATGGCATGCAGATCTTCCGAGCTTCTATCAAAACATGTGGAGCGCATACTCGACGCCCTGCCTGAAGGCGTTTTTATAAGCGACGCCTCTGGCACCAGCCTGCGGGTCAACCGCATGTACGAGCAGCTGACCGGGCTGACCCAGGAACAGATACGCGGCAAGAATGTGCGCGATCTGGTACAGGAAGGCACGTTTGACTGCATCCTGAATCCGGAGATCGTGCGCACGGGCAGGCCCACCACCCATGTGCAGCAACTCAAAAACGGCAAAAAACTTGTGCTTACGGGCTTTCCCGTTTTTGATGCCAAGGGCGATCTGTGTCTGGTGGTCACGTTTGCGCGCGATGTCACCCTGCTCGCCCAGTTGCAGACCCAGGTGGCAGGGCAGTGCAAACTTATTGACCAGATCAACGACCAGTTGGCCTACATTGCGCAGGGCGCGGCGAAATCGAGCGAGCCTGTGTATGCCAGCCGGGCCATGGGTGACGTGGTTTCCCTGCTGCGCCGCTTTGCGGACACGGACGCGACCGTGCTTATTTTAGGCGAAACCGGCGCGGGCAAGGATGTGTTTGCCCGCTACACCCACTCCCAGTCGGCCCGCAACGATAAAATCCTGCTCAAGGTCGACTGCGGCGGCATTTCTGAATCGCTCACAGAATCCGAGCTGTTCGGCTACATGCCGGGGGCGTTCACGGGCGCTTCCAACAAGGGCAAGGCCGGATATTTTGAAATTGCCGATGGCAGCACTATCTTTCTGGACGAAGTGGGCGAGTTGCCGCTTTCCATGCAGACGCGGCTCTTGCGCGTGCTTCAGGACGGCGAAATCATGCGGGTTGGGGCCTCCAGCCCGCGCAAGGTGGACGTGCGCATCATTGCCGCCACCAACCGCGATCTGGCCGAAAGCGTGGAGGCCGGAACCTTCCGACGCGACCTGTACTACCGCCTCAATGTTGCCACGGTGCGCATCCCCCCACTGCGCGAAAGACAGGAAGACGTGCGCCCCCTGGCAGAGCACTACCTCGCCCAGTACACTGCCAAATACCACAAGGCCATGGCCTTTATGGACGTGACCCTGGACATCATGACGGCCTATTCCTGGCCCGGCAACGTGCGTGAGCTGCAAAACCTTGTGCACAGCCTGGTCATCACGCTCAGCGGGCCGCTGATTTCCCCGCGCGACCTGCCGCCGCAGATATCCGGCGCACCCCGCGAAGCCTCGTGCTATACCGAGGACATCCTCGCCGCCCGCCGCCCCCTGCGCGACATCATGGCCGAAATGGAGCGGGATTTTCTGCTCAAGGCCATTGAAGTGCACGGCTCTGTGCAGCGCGTGGCGGAGCTGTTCCAGATCAACCGCAGTACGGTGTTCCGCAAGTTGCAGGGCGCACGGCGGATTGACTGA
- a CDS encoding DMT family transporter, translated as MRVSVRAGKTTVKTHASPLVVAALTTLVMILFAANSLLCRFALAEGQNAHPLNPSVYTALRAISAAAMLWLLQLRSGGNPLRAGSWGAALALFGYMACFSWAYVRLSAGAGALVIAVAVQAGMLVAGLRLGQHPGKAQSLGIGLAMAGLVYLLLPGLDAPPAGAATVIFCSGLCWAAYTIYGRGGGNAAAATAGNFIRCVPLAIVLLAWAAAFDQAGMPAAWPWAGVACALAAGALASALGYVLWYAVLRWLSVPSAAVVQLSVPLITALGGAVLMNETLGLRLLVSTLAILGGIFCATALPHLLRRR; from the coding sequence ATGCGTGTGAGCGTCAGGGCTGGCAAGACGACAGTCAAGACGCATGCTTCCCCCTTGGTGGTGGCGGCCTTGACGACCTTGGTCATGATTCTTTTTGCCGCCAACTCTCTGCTTTGCCGCTTTGCGCTTGCCGAAGGGCAAAACGCCCATCCCCTGAATCCCTCTGTATATACGGCCCTGAGGGCCATTTCTGCCGCTGCCATGCTCTGGCTGCTCCAGCTGCGGAGCGGCGGCAACCCGCTGCGTGCTGGCAGCTGGGGCGCTGCGCTGGCGTTGTTTGGCTATATGGCCTGCTTTTCCTGGGCTTATGTACGGCTGTCTGCCGGGGCGGGCGCTCTGGTTATTGCCGTGGCCGTGCAGGCTGGCATGCTCGTGGCCGGGCTGCGGCTGGGGCAACATCCCGGCAAGGCCCAGAGCCTGGGCATTGGACTTGCCATGGCAGGGCTTGTCTATCTGCTGCTTCCGGGGCTTGATGCGCCGCCAGCAGGGGCGGCTACGGTCATTTTCTGCTCTGGCCTGTGCTGGGCGGCCTATACAATTTACGGCAGGGGCGGCGGCAATGCCGCTGCGGCCACGGCTGGCAATTTTATCCGCTGTGTGCCGCTGGCTATCGTGCTGTTAGCTTGGGCTGCGGCCTTTGACCAGGCTGGCATGCCCGCCGCATGGCCGTGGGCAGGCGTTGCCTGCGCCCTGGCTGCCGGAGCTCTGGCTTCGGCTCTTGGCTATGTGCTCTGGTATGCTGTTTTACGCTGGCTCAGCGTGCCCTCTGCCGCTGTGGTGCAGTTGAGCGTACCGCTCATCACCGCCCTTGGCGGCGCCGTGCTCATGAACGAAACTCTGGGGCTGCGGCTGCTGGTGAGCACCCTTGCCATTCTGGGCGGCATTTTCTGCGCAACGGCCCTACCCCACCTGCTGCGCAGACGCTAG